The sequence ATATAATCTGGTCCAACCTTAAATGGTTGAATCTTAGTTTCTTCTGATAATGCTTTCATTATACCCGTGGAAATTGTAGTTTTCCCCACAGCACTTCCAGTCCCAGCCAATACTATTCTCATAGTCTATAATCAACTCACATTTTATTTAAATATTTAATATAATGATGATATTTTAAATCGGTGTGATAAAATAGGGCATTGATAAAAAGAAAAATATTTAGAAATAAAGTGAATTCTTACTAATAAATTAAGTAATTTTTAATATTAATTAATTCTAATTAATATTCTAAATTAATTTTATTCTTAATTAAATTAAAATGAAAAGATAGAATTTAACTCTATCCATACCGTGACTTAAGATTTGGTTAAGTATTTTGCCTTGGTTACATGAGATTTTCCATGAACCAGACAGAAATCCGCGTCACAGTTACTGCATACCCACATACCTTCAGGACATGACCTTCCCCGTTCGTATTTTAGTTTTCCTGACTTTTTACAGTAGGGACAGTAATTTTTAAATTGTTCTGAATGTAATTTGTAATCTTTGTGTAAGCTACAAGAACATCTAGCTGTGGAGTCTACATATTGGGAAGTTGCTGTAACACTGGTTGCTCCCACATTTGGTAAAGTAGATTTAGTAGATTTTTTCTTGGTTTTTTTCTTTTTTGTAACATAGAAATAAGATGCATTTACTGCAGGTGCTTTAACAACCTGTGCAGTTATTTTAGTAGTATCTACGTTTTTGGAGCTAAGTTCTCCAAAAATCGGCACACCTGACACTACCATACAGGATACTAGTGCCACGGCCATAATAAGTCGTCGCGTAATTATGCCCGCCTCCATGTCCAAATTTTGAAAATACTCAATTAAGAGCATCTTCCAGACAATTGCTAATTGACGTTACATTGCATATAAAGGTTTTGGTCAAAAATTAGAAAAAAAGAAGTTTTAAGGCTCTTTTTTCCTTTAACGCACTTTAAAAACGTATTTAAAAAAGAAATTGTTTATGTATGGCAATGAATTGTAATTTGAACCTAATACTAGCTTATTATACTCTTTTTGTAAAAAAAGGCTTTTTATTTAGTTTTACAATTACCCACCATCACTTAAATCCAATTTGAATATGGCCAAATGGTCAGTTTTGACATCAAAAAGACGTTATTAATTAGTTTTTAAAGTAAAAAAAGGTTATAAATGATTTTTTTAAAAAAAGACATTAAAATATTTAATTCATGTTAAAAACATTTATAAAGTTTTTTTTTATTTTTTTAGGCCAATATAAACCGATTTATATTTAATTAGTTTTTAAAAAACATACCCCAAGGTTTAAAGGTGTTTTTAGATATTAAAATGAATTTATAATAAATTTCAGAAATATTTCAATTTTAAAAAAATCCGATTAAATACTGTTTTAGCCAAAATAAGGTCATTTTAAGAAAATTCTGAAGTAGAAATTAAATTTCAAGAAGATATTCCACAAATATGTACATCACATGTTATCTTCAACATACATTCAATTAATTTTAATAGTTTCCAGATGGCCTACCATAAGACAATTATAGTTATCCGAACAAATTGTTATTCAATGAATACTATGCGTAAAATGCAGGTCCTAAGTGATACTGCCCAGTTTGATCTCTGCGATTATGTGAATCACCAAACAAGCTCTCGGCCAAATTTACCTGGAATTTACTACAGTACTGCCCACGGAGGATGTCAAGTTCCCCTATTTAAGGTTTTAATGACTAATAAGTGCATTAATGATTGCAAGTATTGTGTGAATCATAGTAAAAGAAATTTTACCCGGATGGAACTCAGCCCTGAAGAATTAACCCGCGTTTTCTTGAATTACTATCAAAAAAAATATGTAGAAGGGTTATTTTTAAGTTCTGGAATTTCTGGAGACATAGACCCATCCATGGAAAAGGTGGTGGAAGTGGCACGACTTCTAAGATTAGAACACGGTTATTCTGGATATATACACCTTAAAATTCTTCCAGGTTCATCAAAAGACCTCATTAAAAGAGCCATGGGCTTGGCCAATCGAGTTAGTGTTAATATTGAAGCTGCCACTCCAGATGGTCTGGCTGAACTTTCCAGTACCAAAGACTATCAAAAAGACATTATGCGGCGTCTAAAATGGATAAAAAATATCCATAACAAAGATCCCCTTTATGCACCTTCAGGCCAAACCACCCAGATGATTGTAGGGGCCACTGATGAAACTGATGAAGATATTTTAAATAGAGTTAAATGGCTTTATGATAAGTTAGATGTTAAAAGAAGTTATTTTAGTGCTTTTAAACCTTTAGAAGACACTCCCCTAGAATCCAGAGCAGAACCTCACCATAATAGGCCTAATAGGCTTTATCAGGCCGATGCACTTTTAAATTCATATAATTTTAATTTAGAAGAACTAGTTTTTAAGGAAAATGGACTTTTAGATGTGGACGAAGATCCAAAGTATTCTGCTGCTAGGTCCATGG is a genomic window of Methanobacteriaceae archaeon containing:
- a CDS encoding radical SAM protein; translated protein: MNTMRKMQVLSDTAQFDLCDYVNHQTSSRPNLPGIYYSTAHGGCQVPLFKVLMTNKCINDCKYCVNHSKRNFTRMELSPEELTRVFLNYYQKKYVEGLFLSSGISGDIDPSMEKVVEVARLLRLEHGYSGYIHLKILPGSSKDLIKRAMGLANRVSVNIEAATPDGLAELSSTKDYQKDIMRRLKWIKNIHNKDPLYAPSGQTTQMIVGATDETDEDILNRVKWLYDKLDVKRSYFSAFKPLEDTPLESRAEPHHNRPNRLYQADALLNSYNFNLEELVFKENGLLDVDEDPKYSAARSMDIFPVEINHASYHDLIRVPGIGTISAGKIIAIRKKHTFTKLEELKKLGVAVKRAEPFIKLKGIYQTPLDFFN